In one Diprion similis isolate iyDipSimi1 chromosome 6, iyDipSimi1.1, whole genome shotgun sequence genomic region, the following are encoded:
- the LOC124407576 gene encoding protein crumbs-like isoform X3, whose protein sequence is MRVLAAVAVFTSLLVTTFEAPQDAIGYDTDDNYREAYFNGSAYLRLASTVSVHRQTGLSFRTCDGGRLFIQHFGPDFISLEVTPEGLLFLASVNQQRYEAKLNAKLLNNAWHYVNLLFRLGNFTLSAAGHTQVIANATYNSGILSLPDFNDNEPLIIGEGFKGCILQGPGILFRRNYTVNSGALFGTCPLESAGCGPLSVGGLATVTVSTSDFCDHEPCMMHGTCVSRQDRYECHCFARYSGNNCQVDNGPPCDSNPCQNGGSCTEDSRGNYSCTCIPGFTGTLCDSQLGVSLCERNPCENDGTCYNVADGEYKCECSSGWTGKNCEININECASNPCKHGGTCIDSINNYTCRCDRTGYRGINCEINIDECLNNPCLNNGECFDNYGGYICQCPMGFEGQNCELNLNECLSNPCTNGGNCIDEVGTYHCNCLSGYTGRHCELHGLCENAACPSNSICIPDNHGPQCVCNPGFMGIPPNCTVNFCANNPCLNGGTCTSNQDGFNCTCPIEWMGKNCHIDIDECLSQPCQNGGKCINKINGYSCNCTRDFVGDNCDREYDACAINPCVNNGTCTLVARSRTDYDCKCPPGFIGKICDIDIDECTGAICPDDRVCVDAIDGYECRCRDGYRGPNCTLIVDHCALKPCNNGSCIDLSDNYECECNKGYTGTACDQDVDECLMYGNSLCNNGICVNTNGSYDCFCRPGFSGDHCEMEIDECLCGPCKNNATCIDRINAFECSCQQGYAGKTCDIDVDECLSNPCINGATCVDNIAFYSCICSLGFIGNNCEINIDDCQSSPCLNYGECIDGINNYTCNCTDTGFEGPNCEFNIDDCQSGPCMNGAKCVDGILSYNCQCYEGYTGLNCEKDVDECESSPCQFNGTCLERSNRELYKSNASTLPAIFTRNFSYENASGYECICVSGVIGKNCEININECESNPCVSGTCMDRIGGYKCDCDYGFEGTHCQTDIDECKKYTPCVNGTCLDGKADYSCLCVSGFGGKNCSVPLIGCQGNACQNGGTCWPYLVDETEHRFNCTCPNGFHGEMCDIVTTMSLQGSSYVLVNTTRDEGYDIQFRFRTTLPNGLIAMGKGSTFYILELVNGKLNLHSSILNRWEGVFIGTGLNNSQWQKVFVAINTTHIVLSANEEQTIYPINLNEGNASHTSFPTTYIGGTLSYLSRLTHGPSFFIGCTEDVIINGEWIYTGLQSSSVQMVDVESGCHRTEQCLPNPCKNGGHCTDRWRDFSCMCERPYLGHTCQYNMTAATFGYGNITDGYVTVKVNDLARRAIRSIVDISMFIRTRQDTGDIFYLGSESSAQFDGKQEKPYIRALLEHGELLVQIQFNGSEAYTVGGVKLNQGNYHLIQVVRNVTLVQVKINGSEYFRKTIGATGQSNVTVLYLGGLPRQAPRSSRQADNRQTDIQQTPQSNFKGIIQDVQISNGSQTMVVEFYPLKAKDIPTPIEFGTVVLDREKVLEGVVSDPVCNSNPCYHNGTCHVTWNDFWCQCPRGYTGKMCQEMEFCQLQDCPTGSRCQNLDDGYECVANATFNGSNDVFTYTYKQSEDQNVTESTTDTIEITYRSRTGGVLMHIAPKSGNQNFVVSVFRDNITISWRLDYNNHGTLSFGKNEPDGNWTSIVIKLNNDSIESGYANSNDETIPHSSPNFSFSMWYELLSTGTVTLGGLGGELSDRNGYVTFGTNSTYSGGNTVDGNSVEYPQHMMTTITPPHSLVLGDAFKGCLGEVRIGAMLLHYFTYDEVYQNANFTPTEYLSLQVVGNLSNYENIGCRLCFESDCKNDGHCLDEANSYICDCLPGYAEDDCSVDIDECIDNKCKHGSMCMDKIANYTCECTSGWQGWLCDEDINECVSVTTCQHDGVCVNLPGSFRCECPDQFTGNLCEEVRIITCEDHKCKNGSTCTDIVNAKTGNNFTCTCMPGFEGQFCDTPYCMPNKCQHGGRCDYLYQTPQCTCVAGYTGMYCETDIDDCAADINGNVPCKNGGKCLDEVNNFKCDCSPTGFNGSDCSIDIDECAQMPVNCENGHCENLPGSYQCSCIPGYCGRNCEVLDPCIQKPCQNEGTCTCLDDSGYICHCTSDYNGHNCTEPKLTLGSQALDIAVIVGPIVGCLLLIGAGSLIALFMMARKKRATRGTYSPSAQEFSNPRVEMDNVMKPPPEERLI, encoded by the exons TTTTTACCAGTTTGCTGGTAACTACCTTCGAGGCACCCCAGGACGCCATCGGTTATGACACTGACGATAATTACCGAGAAGCGTACTTCAATGGTTCGGCATATCTGAGGCTTGCATCAACTGTATCTGTACATCGGCAAACCGGACTCAGTTTTCGAACTTGCGACGGCGGAAGGTTATTCATACAACACTTTGGCCCTGACTTCATAAGCCTGGAAGTTACTCCAGAGGGTCTGCTGTTTTTGGCGTCTGTTAATCAGCAACGATACGAAGCAAAGTTGAATGCTAAATTGTTGAACAATGCCTGGCATTACGTGAATTTGTTGTTTCGGCTCGGAAACTTCACCCTCAGCGCTGCCGGACATACACAG GTGATCGCTAATGCCACTTACAACTCGGGTATTCTCAGTCTGCCAGACTTCAACGATAACGAACCCCTCATAATCGGTGAGGGTTTTAAAGGATGCATATTACAAGGACCTGGAATATTATTCAGACGAAATTACACTGTTAATAGTGGGGCTCTATTTGGAACGTGTCCCTTGGAATCTGCAGGCT GTGGTCCACTAAGCGTCGGTGGCCTAGCGACAGTGACTGTTTCCACATCAGACTTCTGTGACCACGAACCATGCATGATGCATGGAACCTGCGTCTCTCGACAAGATCGCTATGAGTGCCATTGTTTCGCCCGGTACTCTGGTAACAACTGTCAAGTCGATAATG GTCCGCCATGTGACAGTAATCCCTGCCAAAATGGTGGATCATGTACTGAAGATTCCAGAGGTAATTATAGTTGCACCTGCATCCCAGGATTCACTGGAACTCTTTGTGACTCGCAGCTCGGAGTGAGCTTGTGCGAACGTAATCCATGCGAAAATGATGGAACCTGTTACAATGTAGCGGACGGTGAATACAAGTGTGAATGTAGCTCTGGCTGGACagggaaaaattgtgaaattaatATCAACGAATGTGCATCGAATCCTTGCAAACATGGAGGTACATGCATTGACAGCATTAATAATTACACCTGTCGATGCGATAGAACAGG ATATCGAGGTATCAACTGTGAAATCAACATCGATGAATGCCTGAATAACCCTTGTCTAAATAACGGCGAGTGCTTTGATAATTATGGTGGATACATATGCCAATGTCCCATGGGTTTCGAGGGCCAAAATtgtgaattaaatttgaacGAATGTCTGTCCAACCCTTGTACCAATGGAGGCAATTGCATCGATGAAGTTGGCACTTATCATTGTAACTGTTTGTCCGGATATACTGGTAGACACTGTGAATTACACGGTCTTTGTGAAAACGCAGCTTGTCCATCCAACAGTATTTGTATACCCGACAATCACGGACCGCAGTGTGTATGCAATCCTGGATTTATGGGGATTCCACCAAATTGCACGGTTAATTTCTGCGCGAACAATCCATGTTTAAACGGAGGTACCTGTACAAGTAATCAGGATGGATTCAATTGTACATGCCCCATTGAGTGGATGG GTAAAAACTGCCATATTGACATTGACGAGTGTCTTTCGCAACCTTGCCAAAACGGAGGCAAATGCATCAACAAAATTAATGGCTACTCTTGCAATTGTACTCGCGATTTTGTGGGAGATAATTGCGACCGAGAATATGATGCTTGTGCAATTAATCCCTGTGTGAATAATGGTACTTGTACCCTTGTGGCAAGGTCAAGAACAGATTATGACTGCAAGTGCCCCCCAGGATTCATAGGGAAGATTTGCGATATTGATATTGACGAGTGCACTGGTGCAATATGTCCAGATGACAGGGTCTGTGTTGATGCAATAGATGGTTATGAATGTAGATGCAGAGATGGCTATAGAGGCCCAAACTGTACTTTAATTGTTGATCACTGTGCACTTAAACCATGCAACAATGGTTCATGCATTGATTTAAGTGACAATTACGAGTGTGAATGCAATAAAGGATACACAG GTACAGCCTGCGATCAAGATGTGGATGAGTGTTTGATGTACGGGAACTCCTTGTGCAACAACGGAATTTGTGTAAATACAAATGGAAGTTACGATTGCTTCTGCAGACCAGGTTTCTCAGGAGATCATTGTGAGATGGAAATTGATGAATGTTTATGTGGTCCatgtaaaaataatgcaaCGTGCATTGACCGAATAAATGCATTCGAATGTAGTTGTCAGCAAGGTTATGCTGGCAAAACTTGCGATATAGATGTGGACGAGTGCTTAAGCAATCCTTGCATAAATGGTGCAACTTGTGTAGATAATATTGCATTTTACTCTTGCATATGCTCACTCGGTTTTATTGGAAataattgtgaaataaatattgatgaCTGCCAGTCGTCACCTTGCCTAAATTACGGTGAATGTATTGATGGTATTAATAATTACACCTGTAATTGCACTGATACTGGATTTGAGGGTCCAAATTGCGAGTTCAATATCGACGATTGCCAGTCAGGTCCATGTATGAACGGAGCCAAATGTGTAGATGGTATCCTATCATACAACTGTCAATGTTACGAGGGATACACAGGACTAAATTGTGAAAAAGATGTTGATGAATGCGAAAGTTCGCCTTGCCAGTTTAATGGTACCTGCCTTGAAAGATCAAACCGGGAACTGTATAAGAGTAACGCATCAACTTTACCAGCAATATTCACAAGAAACTTCAGCTATGAGAATGCTAGCGG ttaCGAATGCATTTGCGTATCGGGTGTAATAGGTAAAAACtgtgaaataaatatcaacgaaTGCGAAAGTAACCCCTGCGTGAGCGGTACATGCATGGACAGAATCGGTGGATATAAGTGCGACTGTGATTATGGTTTTGAGGGTACACATTGCCAAACTGACATCGACGAATGCAAAAAGTATACACCATGCGTAAATGGTACGTGTTTAGATGGAAAAGCGGACTATTCTTGTCTATGTGTCTCTGGATTCGGTGGAAAAAACTGTTCGGTACCATTGATTGGTTGCCAAGGCAATGCATGCCAAAACGGTGGAACATGTTGGCCATACTTGGTCGATGAAACAGAACATAGGTTCAACTGCACGTGTCCTAATGGATTTCATGGGGAAATGTGTGATATT GTAACAACTATGTCATTGCAAGGAAGTTCTTATGTACTGGTAAACACAACCAGAGATGAAGGATATGACATACAATTTCGATTTCGAACAACGCTACCTAATGGTTTAATAGCTATGGGTAAAGGTTCCACATTTTACATACTGGAATTAGTTAACGGCAAGTTAAATTTGCATTCCAGTATACTGAACAGGTGGGAGGGTGTTTTCATTGGTACTGGTCTTAATAATTCTCAGTGGCAAAAAGTATTTGTTGCTATCAACACCACGCATATAGTTCTATCTGCCAATGAAGAACAAACGATTTATCCAATCAATCTGAATGAAGGAAATGCTAGCCACACATCCTTTCCAACTACTTACATTGGTGGCACATTATCTTATCTGAGCAGATTGACTCATGGGCCATCATTTTTCATTGGCTGTACCGAAGATGTTATCATAAATGGAGAATGG ATATACACTGGGCTGCAATCTAGTTCTGTTCAGATGGTAGACGTAGAATCAGGTTGCCACCGCACAGAGCAATGTTTACCAAATCCATGTAAAAATGGTGGTCACTGCACGGATAGATGGCGAGATTTTTCCTGCATGTGTGAGCGCCCGTATCTTGGTCACACCTGTCAGTATAATATGACGGCTGCCACTTTTGGATATGGAAACATCACTGATGGTTATGTTACAGTAAAAGTAAATGATTTGGCAAGACGTGCAATCAGATCAATTGTAGACATATCAATGTTCATTAGAACTCGACAAGATACAggtgatatattttatttgggTTCTGAATCGAGTGCCCAATTTGATGGTAAACAGGAGAAACCTTACATTCGTGCTCTGCTAGAACATGGAGAATTACTGGTACAAATACAGTTCAATGGATCAGAAGCATACACTGTTGGTGGTGTTAAACTAAACCAGGGAAATTATCATCTGATACAAGTTGTTAGGAATGTGACTTTAGTACAAGTTAAAATAAACGGAAGTGAATATTTCCGAAAAACGATCGGTGCTACAGGACAATCAAATGTAACAGTTTTGTACTTAGGCGGTTTGCCTCGTCAGGCGCCTAGATCTAGTAGACAGGCAGACAATCGACAAACAGACATACAACAAACACCTCAGAGCAATTTCAAAGGCATAATACAAGATGTGCAAATATCAAACGGTTCTCAAACTATGGTAGTTGAATTTTATCCACTAAAGGCAAAAGACATACCTACACCAATTGAATTTGGCACGGTCGTACTCgacagagaaaaagttttggagGGTGTTGTCTCTGATCCGGTTTGCAATAGTAATCCATGTTATCACAATGGAACATGCCATGTTACGTGGAATGACTTTTGGTGTCAGTGTCCGAGAGGATACACGGGTAAGATGTGCCAAGAAATGGAATTTTGTCAGCTGCAGGACTGTCCAACTGGATCAAGGTGTCAGAATTTAGATGATGGATATGAATGTGTAGCAAATGCTACTTTTAATGGCAGTAACGACGTATTTACTTACACATATAAACAATCTGAAGATCAAAATGTAACTGAATCGACAACAGACACTATTGAAATTACATACCGATCACGTACCGGTGGCGTATTGATGCATATAGCACCGAAGAGTGGAAATCAGAATTTTGTAGTGTCTGTTTTCAGAGACAATATCACAATCTCGTGGAGATTAGATTATAATAATCATGGAACTTTATCctttggaaaaaatgagcCAGATGGAAACTGGACGTCTATTGTGATCAAGTTGAACAATGATTCAATTGAGTCTGGATATGCAAATTCAAACGATGAAACAATACCACATTCAAGTCCAAATTTTAGTTTCTCTATGTGGTATGAGCTGCTGTCTACGGGAACAGTGACGCTGGGTGGTCTCGGTGGTGAATTATCAGACAGAAATGGTTATGTAACCTTCGGGACAAACAGTACCTACAGTGGTGGAAATACTGTTGATGGAAATTCCGTTGAATACCCTCAGCACATGATGACTACTATAACTCCACCACACAGTCTTGTGTTAG gtGATGCCTTCAAGGGTTGTCTAGGTGAAGTGAGAATTGGTGCTATGCTCTTGCACTACTTTACTTATGACGAAGTGTATCAGAATGCCAATTTCACACCAACGGAATACCTTTCTCTACAAGTCGTAGGCAATCTGTccaattatgaaaatattggatgtcgtctgtgttttgaaAGTGATTGTAAAAACGACGGTCACTGCTTAGACGAAGCCAACAGTTACATTTGTGACTGTCTGCCTGGCTATGCAGAAGATGATTGCTCAGTAGATATCGATGAATGTATAGATAACAAATGTAAACATGGATCTATGTGCATGGATAAGATAGCAAACTATACTTGTGAATGCACTAGCGGGTGGCAGGGCTGGCT TTGTGACGAAGATATCAATGAGTGTGTAAGTGTTACTACTTGTCAGCATGATGGTGTTTGCGTGAATCTCCCTGGGTCATTCCGTTGCGAATGTCCGGATCAATTTACAGGCAATTTATGTGAGGAAGTGAGAATAATTACATGTGAGGACCACAAGTGCAAAAATGGTTCTACTTGTACGGATATAGTTAATGCGAAAACTGGTAATAACTTCACGTGCACATGTATGCCAGGCTTTGAAGGACAATTCTGCGACACCCCATATTGCATGCCCAATAAGTGCCAGCATGGCGGAAGATGTGATTATCTCTATCAG ACTCCACAATGTACATGTGTTGCTGGCTACACTGGAATGTACTGTGAAACGGATATAGATGATTGCGCTGCTGATATTAACGGAAATGTTCCGTGCAAAAATGGAGGGAAATGTTTGGATGAGGTGAACAATTTCAAGTGTGATTGTTCTCCTACGGGCTTTAACGGCTCTGACTGTTCAATAGACATTGACGAATGTGCACAGATGCCGGTGAATTGTGAAAATGGTCACTGTGAAAATTTACCAGGAAGTTATCAATGCAGCTGTATCCCAGGTTATTGTGGTAGAAACTGTGAAGTTTTAGATCCGTGTATTCAG AAACCATGCCAAAACGAAGGAACATGCACGTGTCTTGATGATTCTGGTTATATTTGTCACTGCACCTCAGATTACAATGGTCATAATTGTACAGAG ccaaaactCACTTTGGGCAGTCAAGCACTGGATATTGCTGTCATAGTTGGTCCCATTGTGGGTTGTTTACTTCTAATTGGTGCAGGATCATTAATAGCCCTTTTTATGATGGCTCGGAAAAAACGGGCAACTCGCGGTACATATAGCCCCAGTGCTCAAGAATTCAGTAATCCCAGAGTAGAGATGGACAATGTGATGAAACCTCCGCCGGAAGAGAGATTGATCTAG